TCGATCGTGAAGGGGTCCGCGTCGGCGGCGACCGCCCCGAGTTCGGCCGCGGCGCGGAACAGCGCCCCCGTCTTGCGGCGAGCGAGGACCATATACTCCCCTTCGTCCGTGGGTCGGGCGACCAGTTCCGTGGCCTCGCCCTCGCCGAGTTCGACCATCGACTCGGCGACGATCTGCGTCGCGTGGTCGTCCCGCGACAGCAGCGCGAACGCCTCGCCCAGCAGGCCGTCGGAGGCGATGATCGCGGGGCCGTACCCGTACTCGGCCCACGCGCTCGCCGTCCCGCGGCGAACGTCCGAGCGGTCGATGATGTCGTCGATGACGAGCGAGGCGTTGTGAACGAGTTCGATCGCGACCGCGAAGTCGACCGCGTCGTCGGGGTCGCCGCCGCACGCCTCGCAGGCCAGGATCGTGACGGCCGGTCGGACGCGTTTGCCGCCCGCTAACGCGACGTGTGCGACCTCGTCGGATAGTTCCGGAGGGTCGACCGCCTCGATGACAGCCTCGAGGCGCTCTTCGACCATCGAAACGCGACGCTCCAGATACTCCATTACCCCTCGCTGAGGATGGCGCGGCAAAAGAGGTTCCGGAAACCGCATTCGGTTCGGGCCGAGGCGGCCGTCGTTCGCGCCGGAATGGCCGTGCCGAACGCGAGCGGAGATCGGAGCGCGATCGAGGGGGCTCGGCAGTGTTACGCTTCCTCGTCGCCGTCGTCTCCGTCCACCGAACCGTCCTCGGGGAGCGAGATGAGGTTCTCGCGACCGAGACGGAGTTTGTCGACGCGGCCTTCCTCGGCCATCGCCGACAGCAACTGGGAGACCTTCGCGTCGGACCAGTCCGTCTCGTCGACGATCGTCGCCTGTTTCATCCGCCCGCCGTTCTGTTCTAAGAGACGCTCGACGCGCTCCTCGTCGGAGAGTAGCGAGAGGTCGGTCTCCGCGCCCGCCGCGCCGTTGTCCGGGCTCTCCGCGCCGGCAGGCAGGGACGAGCCCGTCTCGGACGGCGGGCGGGTCGCGTCGGTGACGCCGCCCGCATCGCTCGCTCCGTTGGTCGCGCCAGCCTGCGAGGGACCGTTCCCGCCGTTGGTTTCGGTCCCCGCGCCCGGCGGCGAGTCGTCGTCCGGCGGAGACGGGGGACCGGAGACGCCGGTACCACCGGACCGGTTTCGCAACAGCCAGACCCCGGCGACGACGACGAGCGCGAGGAGTCCGCCGCCCGCGAGGAGCCAGATCGGGAGCCGGTCGGCGGGGCCGATCGACGTGTACGTGACCCGGAGTTCGCTCTCGTCGCCCTCGAAGTCAGACGGCTCAGCGAGGACGATCGCGCTCTCGCGCTGTTGGACGGCGATGCTCGTTCCGGTCACCGTGTACCCCTCGGGCGGGCGGATGAGGATCTCCTGGTCGGCGTCGAAGATCGAGAGCCACGTCCGTCGCTCGTCGCTCTCGGCGGTCGGGAGCGTGAACACGTCGTCGAGGACGAGCGTCTCGTTGTCGCCCTGCCGGAGGAAGTTCGTCCACCGGAACGTGAGCGCGAGCGTGCCGCGGCCGGCGGACTCGTCGACCGAACTGTGGTAGGTGACGTTCTCGATCGCCATCGAGCGGCCGGTCGACTCGCTCGCGCGCTGCTGGAGCGACTCGAACAGCACGGGCGTCGGTCCGACGTCGGCCTCGCCGGACTCGTACCGCGACGCCAGCGTCCGGAACGCGCGCGTCTCGTTCTCGGTTTCCAGCACGTAGTGCGTCTCGACGCGCCACTCGGCGCTCCGGTCCGATTGGAGGTCGATCTCGACGGTCGTTCGTGGGGCCGTCTCGTCCTCCTCCACCTGTTCGTCGATGCCCGTCGAGCGGAGCGCGTCGGTGCGGTCGGCGGCAACAGCGCCAGACGCGGGGGGGACGTCGGCGTCTGGCGCGGTCGAGATGTCCGCTCGCTGAGCGGGTCGATCGTCGACGGCGAGCGCTGTCGCTGGAACGACAGCGGCGAGGACGAGGAGGAGGGCGAGCCACAGCGCGGACGTCCGCATTTGATGAGAGTGCACGTGGAACGCTCAAAACGCTTTCCATCGGTCGAGTTTCGTTCGGGAGAAACTCCACCACCGAGAATGGCGCGATTTTAATAACGCCCCGGCGCTACGCTTCATCGTATGCGCGCTGTCGCCCTCTCACTCGCCCTCCTCCTGGTCCTCTCGGCGGTCGCCGGCGCGGTCCCGGCGTTGCCGGACGATGGGGCGGACACGACGTCCGTCCCGGCGGCTTCGACGCCGCAATCGCCGGAATCAGTCCAGGCGGGCCCGGTCACCAGCGGCCCGCAACTGCAGGTCTCGGAATCGACCGACAGCGAGGCGACCGAACTCAACGTGCTCGGGATCCCGCCGGGTGAGGCGACCCGGAGCACGATCGAAACCGAGTACGTCGAACTGGGTAGCGGCCTCGCGTTCGCGTCGGCGACGACGGAGGTCCGCCTGCAGACGGAAGCCACGGTCGAGCGGATCGAGTCCGCCGAGTCACCGGAGAAACGGCAACAGTACCTCTTACAGGAGGTCAGCGCGATCGAACAGCAGATCATCACGCTTCGCACGCGACAGCGGCAGGTGATCGCGGCCTACAGCCGAGACGAACTCGCGCCGCGACGACTCCTCTACGAACTCGCGCTGATCGACGCCGAGGCGCGGGAACTCCAGCAGCGCCGCGAGCGGATCGAGACGCTCGTCCAGTCGACGTCGGGATTCAGCATCTCCTCGGCTCGGTTCGGAAACATCGAACTCGAACTGAACACGCTCACCGGGCCGGTCCGCGGGCACGCGGCGTCCGTCCTCGGCGGGGAGGCGGCCGCGACGCGCTTCTTCGTCCAGTCGGGCGAGAACAGCGTCGAACTCGCCGTCATCCGTGACGGGACGTACGTTCGCGAAGCCTACCGCGGCGCCCTCCGCGTCGGCGAGGACGGGTCGTTCTCGCTGCCCGACGCGGTGAACGCGACCGAACAGGCGTACCCGACGATCACGGGACTGCGGCTCCGCGACGACGTCGTCGGCAACCCGGACAGCGACAGCACGCGGGTGTCGATCGAACACGAGCGGGGACGGCTCGTCGCGTTCGTCGACAGCGGCAGCCGGCGCGTGTTCAAGGAGTTCCAGTACCGACCGATCGATCAGGTGACGACGACGTCGTCGACATCGGCGGTGAAAGACGCGCTGGAACTCACGGCCCACCGCACGTATCCGGGCGGCCCGGTCCGACTGCAACTCAACAGCACCACCTCCGGCGAGCCGGTCGACGCCCAGATCACGGTCGGTCCCGCCGGCGGTCGGAGCTCCGTCGTCGGCGAGACCGGCGACGA
This portion of the Halobellus litoreus genome encodes:
- a CDS encoding polyprenyl synthetase family protein — protein: MEYLERRVSMVEERLEAVIEAVDPPELSDEVAHVALAGGKRVRPAVTILACEACGGDPDDAVDFAVAIELVHNASLVIDDIIDRSDVRRGTASAWAEYGYGPAIIASDGLLGEAFALLSRDDHATQIVAESMVELGEGEATELVARPTDEGEYMVLARRKTGALFRAAAELGAVAADADPFTIEAFGEYAERVGVAFQIRDDVLDATADADDLGKPTGQDAEMDRPSLVQVTGLSAAEANQRAHDQSEQALDALAASNVDDSEPLGYLQDLAEFVVVRER
- a CDS encoding DUF7096 domain-containing protein encodes the protein MRAVALSLALLLVLSAVAGAVPALPDDGADTTSVPAASTPQSPESVQAGPVTSGPQLQVSESTDSEATELNVLGIPPGEATRSTIETEYVELGSGLAFASATTEVRLQTEATVERIESAESPEKRQQYLLQEVSAIEQQIITLRTRQRQVIAAYSRDELAPRRLLYELALIDAEARELQQRRERIETLVQSTSGFSISSARFGNIELELNTLTGPVRGHAASVLGGEAAATRFFVQSGENSVELAVIRDGTYVREAYRGALRVGEDGSFSLPDAVNATEQAYPTITGLRLRDDVVGNPDSDSTRVSIEHERGRLVAFVDSGSRRVFKEFQYRPIDQVTTTSSTSAVKDALELTAHRTYPGGPVRLQLNSTTSGEPVDAQITVGPAGGRSSVVGETGDDGSLWTLAPSGTYQVTAIDGSSVVVLSVEPTATPFVYGELNGSSGEEGMETVTPAE
- a CDS encoding helix-turn-helix transcriptional regulator, with amino-acid sequence MRTSALWLALLLVLAAVVPATALAVDDRPAQRADISTAPDADVPPASGAVAADRTDALRSTGIDEQVEEDETAPRTTVEIDLQSDRSAEWRVETHYVLETENETRAFRTLASRYESGEADVGPTPVLFESLQQRASESTGRSMAIENVTYHSSVDESAGRGTLALTFRWTNFLRQGDNETLVLDDVFTLPTAESDERRTWLSIFDADQEILIRPPEGYTVTGTSIAVQQRESAIVLAEPSDFEGDESELRVTYTSIGPADRLPIWLLAGGGLLALVVVAGVWLLRNRSGGTGVSGPPSPPDDDSPPGAGTETNGGNGPSQAGATNGASDAGGVTDATRPPSETGSSLPAGAESPDNGAAGAETDLSLLSDEERVERLLEQNGGRMKQATIVDETDWSDAKVSQLLSAMAEEGRVDKLRLGRENLISLPEDGSVDGDDGDEEA